A region from the Arthrobacter roseus genome encodes:
- the pth gene encoding aminoacyl-tRNA hydrolase, with protein MAENAWLVAGLGNPGPGYSRNRHNVGHMVVDELARRVGGKFKVHKARAEVVEGRLGIGGPRLVLAKPSTFMNVSGGPVSALARLFGIPLERIIVIHDEIDIPFNTIKLKRGGGEGGHNGLRDISKAVGSRDYLRVRVGVGRPPGRMETSDYVLKDFGTVEKKDLPMLLSDAADAAELLVTATLEETQQRFHSIG; from the coding sequence ATGGCAGAGAATGCCTGGCTTGTAGCCGGGCTCGGTAACCCCGGGCCCGGCTACAGCCGTAACCGGCACAATGTCGGTCACATGGTGGTGGACGAACTTGCGCGTCGGGTTGGCGGGAAATTCAAGGTGCACAAGGCTCGCGCTGAGGTTGTCGAGGGCAGGTTGGGTATTGGTGGGCCCCGTCTGGTCCTGGCCAAGCCCTCTACCTTCATGAACGTCTCGGGTGGCCCGGTTTCCGCCCTTGCTCGGCTCTTCGGAATACCGCTGGAACGCATTATCGTTATTCACGACGAAATCGACATTCCGTTCAATACGATCAAGCTCAAACGTGGCGGTGGCGAAGGTGGTCACAACGGCCTGCGGGACATCAGCAAGGCCGTGGGCAGCCGGGACTATCTGAGGGTTCGCGTGGGAGTTGGGCGTCCCCCCGGACGCATGGAAACCTCCGATTATGTGCTGAAGGATTTCGGCACCGTGGAGAAGAAGGACCTTCCGATGCTGCTCTCCGATGCCGCAGACGCAGCCGAACTGTTGGTCACGGCAACGTTGGAGGAGACGCAGCAACGGTTCCATTCCATAGGATAG
- a CDS encoding 50S ribosomal protein L25/general stress protein Ctc, producing MAEQKLVGELRTEFGKGPARQARRAEKIPAVIYGHGAEALHVLLPGKVTTLAVRKSNALLSISIDGEEHLALVKDAQRNPVSQIVEHIDLLTVRRGEKVQVEVSVHIEGEVKPGAVMNLEVSTVLVEAEATHLPNQLTVTVTGHDVGDHVYASDVILPANVEMLTDPETLVVNVSSPVVEDLGGTESATGEAEGAEGGAAQPAAAE from the coding sequence ATGGCTGAGCAGAAGCTCGTCGGCGAACTACGCACAGAATTCGGCAAGGGCCCAGCCCGGCAGGCACGCCGCGCAGAGAAAATCCCCGCAGTGATCTACGGCCACGGAGCAGAAGCTCTGCACGTGTTGCTGCCCGGCAAAGTAACAACGCTGGCGGTTCGTAAGTCAAACGCGCTGCTGTCGATCAGCATTGATGGTGAAGAGCACCTTGCCTTGGTCAAGGACGCTCAGCGGAACCCCGTGAGCCAGATTGTGGAGCACATTGACCTGCTTACCGTTCGCCGCGGAGAAAAGGTTCAGGTTGAGGTTTCTGTCCATATTGAAGGCGAAGTAAAGCCTGGGGCAGTTATGAACCTTGAAGTTTCCACGGTTCTCGTGGAGGCAGAAGCCACCCACCTTCCGAACCAGCTGACCGTCACGGTCACTGGCCACGACGTCGGAGACCACGTATACGCCTCGGACGTCATCCTTCCGGCCAACGTGGAGATGCTCACGGACCCCGAGACACTGGTTGTCAACGTCTCATCACCGGTTGTCGAGGACCTCGGCGGAACTGAATCGGCTACCGGAGAGGCAGAGGGTGCTGAAGGTGGGGCTGCTCAGCCTGCTGCGGCAGAGTAG
- a CDS encoding response regulator — MSKDLQVLIVDDDFHVAKLHAAYVNSVPGFKALTPVGTADLALRAVGTQHPDLVLLDVYLPDALGLDLLRTLDTDVLILSAAAEAVSVRQAIRRGAIGYLIKPFAAEQLTQRLRAYARYHRLLSGSQTVDQDTIERAIRTLNPAMGPGFSRGRSATETAVLEALQPGQQYSTIAVARQIGVSRATAQRYLSALVEDGTAEIQLRYGNTGRPEHRYARAEYRR, encoded by the coding sequence ATGAGCAAGGATCTGCAGGTACTCATTGTCGATGATGACTTTCATGTGGCCAAGCTCCATGCCGCGTACGTGAATTCAGTACCTGGATTCAAGGCGTTGACCCCAGTCGGCACCGCCGATTTGGCGCTACGGGCTGTCGGCACGCAACATCCTGATCTGGTGTTGTTGGACGTGTATCTTCCGGATGCGCTGGGTCTGGACCTTTTGCGGACGTTGGACACGGACGTCCTCATCCTCAGCGCCGCGGCGGAGGCAGTTTCCGTGCGCCAGGCGATACGCCGTGGGGCTATCGGGTATCTGATCAAGCCCTTTGCCGCCGAGCAATTAACGCAGCGGCTGCGAGCCTACGCCCGCTATCACCGTCTGCTGTCAGGAAGTCAGACCGTTGATCAGGACACTATAGAACGCGCCATCCGGACCCTAAATCCGGCCATGGGACCTGGCTTCAGCCGAGGCCGTTCTGCTACAGAGACGGCAGTGCTGGAGGCCCTGCAACCAGGCCAGCAATACTCAACTATTGCTGTGGCCAGGCAGATCGGTGTTTCCCGTGCCACAGCGCAGCGATACCTCTCCGCGCTCGTGGAAGACGGCACTGCTGAGATCCAGCTCAGGTATGGCAACACCGGGCGTCCCGAACACCGCTATGCCCGGGCTGAATATAGGCGCTGA
- the glmU gene encoding bifunctional UDP-N-acetylglucosamine diphosphorylase/glucosamine-1-phosphate N-acetyltransferase GlmU has protein sequence MSDQNPDARTEPTGSTHAPPCVIVLAAGAGTRMKSRTPKVLHAIGGTSMVGHALNAAYGLGPRAVAAVVRHERDLVAGHIESMDKRTIIVDQDAVPGTGRAVQQGLESLDGESEISGTVVVTYGDVPLLTARTLKDLVDHHEAGRNAVTVLTAVLADATGYGRVLRGEDGNVVAIREHKDATEQELSVREVNSGIYAFDAAVLRSSLREVTAENTQGEMYLTDVVEIVRGHGGRVAAFVIEDRWQVEGANDRVQLSALGRELNQRVTEGWMRAGVTIVDPATTWIDVSVDLAEDVTLLPGTQLHGATVVQPHAVIGPDTTLTDVEVGPGAQVVRTQGSGARIGAGATVGPFTYLRPGTDLGADGKIGAFYETKNVRIGRGSKLSHLGYAGDADIGEYSNIGCGNITANYDGVNKHRTVIGSHVRTGSNTVFTAPVSIGDGAYTGAGAIIRRDVPPGALALSIAPQRNAEGWTLAKRAGTAAADAAAAAPSNKPKHTESTQESDHS, from the coding sequence GTGAGCGATCAGAATCCAGACGCACGCACCGAGCCAACCGGAAGTACCCACGCACCGCCGTGCGTGATCGTCCTGGCAGCCGGTGCAGGTACCCGGATGAAGTCGCGTACCCCCAAGGTTCTGCACGCCATTGGCGGCACCTCCATGGTCGGCCACGCGTTGAATGCGGCGTACGGGCTGGGCCCCCGGGCAGTAGCCGCCGTCGTCCGCCACGAACGGGATCTGGTCGCCGGTCATATCGAGTCCATGGACAAACGCACCATCATCGTGGACCAGGACGCGGTCCCTGGAACGGGTCGGGCAGTGCAGCAGGGGCTGGAATCACTCGACGGTGAGTCGGAAATTTCCGGAACCGTTGTCGTGACCTATGGGGATGTTCCCTTGCTCACCGCGCGCACGTTGAAGGATCTCGTTGACCATCATGAAGCGGGGCGGAACGCGGTCACGGTTCTCACGGCGGTTTTGGCGGACGCTACCGGCTATGGTCGGGTGCTGCGTGGTGAAGACGGCAACGTCGTCGCCATCCGCGAGCACAAGGACGCAACCGAGCAGGAACTCTCAGTCCGGGAAGTGAACTCTGGCATCTATGCCTTTGACGCTGCTGTTCTGCGTTCCTCTCTCCGGGAAGTAACCGCAGAAAACACGCAGGGGGAGATGTACCTGACAGATGTTGTTGAGATCGTACGTGGGCACGGCGGTCGTGTAGCCGCGTTTGTCATCGAGGATCGTTGGCAGGTTGAGGGGGCCAACGACCGCGTTCAACTTTCCGCTCTTGGACGGGAACTCAACCAGCGCGTGACCGAAGGCTGGATGCGTGCCGGCGTCACCATTGTGGATCCTGCCACCACCTGGATTGATGTCTCTGTTGACTTGGCGGAGGATGTGACACTGCTTCCGGGTACGCAGCTTCATGGCGCCACCGTAGTGCAGCCACATGCCGTCATTGGCCCCGACACCACCTTGACTGATGTGGAGGTTGGTCCAGGTGCTCAGGTGGTGCGCACTCAGGGCTCAGGCGCCCGCATCGGCGCAGGAGCGACGGTAGGGCCCTTCACGTATCTGAGACCGGGAACGGACCTCGGGGCGGACGGAAAAATAGGCGCGTTCTACGAAACGAAGAACGTTCGGATTGGTCGAGGCTCCAAACTCTCCCACCTTGGTTATGCTGGCGACGCCGACATCGGCGAATACTCGAACATCGGTTGCGGAAACATCACGGCCAACTACGACGGCGTCAACAAGCACCGCACGGTCATTGGGTCACATGTCAGAACCGGTTCCAATACCGTCTTCACCGCTCCCGTTTCCATTGGCGACGGCGCGTACACCGGTGCTGGAGCCATCATCCGCAGAGACGTCCCCCCTGGAGCGCTGGCACTGAGCATTGCTCCACAGCGCAACGCCGAGGGGTGGACTTTGGCAAAGCGTGCAGGCACGGCGGCTGCTGATGCAGCGGCCGCCGCACCGTCGAACAAGCCAAAACACACCGAATCCACGCAAGAAAGCGACCATTCATGA
- a CDS encoding ribose-phosphate diphosphokinase, with amino-acid sequence MSSEITIQGEKKLVLAAGRAHPELADEISRALDLDLLPISAYDFANGEIYVRSNESVRGTDVFVIQAHPAPLNNWLMEQLIMIDSLKRASAKRITVVSPFYPYARQDKKGRGREPISARLIADLYKTAGADRIMSVDLHTSQIQGFFDGPVDHLMAIPLLADYIRGRVDVANVTVVSPDTGRVRVAEQWADRLGGAPLAFVHKSRDLTVPNQAVSKTVVGQVEGRTCVLIDDMIDTGGTISGAVQVLKNAGAKDVIIAATHAVFSDPAARRLAESGAREIVVTNTLPIPTEKRFPQLTVLSIAPLIARAIREVFDDGSVTSLFDGNAS; translated from the coding sequence ATGAGCAGCGAAATTACCATCCAGGGCGAAAAGAAGCTGGTCCTCGCGGCGGGACGGGCACACCCCGAGCTCGCAGACGAGATCTCACGGGCACTCGATCTGGATCTGCTCCCCATCTCTGCTTACGATTTCGCCAATGGTGAGATCTACGTTCGCTCGAACGAAAGCGTTCGTGGTACCGATGTTTTCGTCATTCAGGCTCACCCGGCACCTTTGAATAACTGGCTGATGGAACAGCTGATCATGATCGATTCACTGAAGCGGGCTTCCGCCAAACGGATCACTGTGGTTTCACCGTTCTACCCCTACGCCCGCCAAGATAAGAAGGGCCGTGGACGGGAACCGATTTCTGCCCGGCTGATCGCGGATCTTTACAAGACTGCCGGCGCGGATCGCATCATGTCGGTGGACTTACATACCTCGCAGATTCAGGGCTTTTTTGACGGTCCGGTGGATCACTTGATGGCCATCCCGTTGCTGGCCGACTATATCCGTGGCCGGGTAGACGTGGCTAACGTGACCGTCGTTTCACCGGATACTGGTCGTGTCCGAGTCGCGGAGCAGTGGGCGGATCGCCTCGGTGGTGCTCCGTTGGCGTTCGTTCACAAGAGCCGGGACCTCACGGTTCCGAATCAGGCAGTTTCGAAAACCGTGGTCGGTCAGGTGGAGGGCCGTACGTGTGTGCTCATCGACGACATGATCGATACCGGTGGGACTATCTCCGGAGCTGTGCAGGTACTAAAGAACGCCGGCGCCAAGGACGTCATCATTGCCGCCACCCACGCCGTGTTCTCTGATCCAGCGGCACGCCGCCTGGCCGAGTCGGGAGCACGAGAGATCGTGGTGACCAACACGCTGCCCATCCCTACCGAGAAGCGGTTTCCACAGCTTACGGTGCTGTCCATCGCTCCGTTGATTGCTCGCGCCATCCGCGAAGTGTTCGACGACGGTTCGGTGACCAGCCTGTTCGACGGCAACGCGTCCTGA